The following are encoded in a window of Bradyrhizobium sp. WBOS07 genomic DNA:
- a CDS encoding L-aspartate oxidase — protein MTNNIHDLIRTDDIVIVGGGLAGLFCALKLAPRPVTLISAAPLGQGASSAWAQGGIAAAVAEGDTPEAHAADTIAVGGGLVDEAVALGIAREAAPRIHDLLAYGVPFDRDLEGKLAVGREAAHSARRIVHVRGDGAGAAIIAALSDAVRRTRSIRVIESLVAEALLTEDGVVSGLQLREAGNPAARPLLLAARAVVLATGGIGHLYAVTTNPFEANGSGLAIAARAGAAIADPEFVQFHPTAIMTGGDPAPLATEALRGEGATLINGNGERFMAARHPLAELAPRDIVARGVFAEIAAGRGAFLDARAALGARFADRFPTVHASCIAAGIDPARQAIPVAPAAHYHMGGIAVDGRGRSSIEGLWAGGEVSSTGAHGANRLASNSLLEAVVYAARIADDIAGRILPSPARLPEALVTPRGGAPDAAAVRRLRATMSSCVGVIRDDGGLVEAVHHFAALEREATSTTLRNMATAALLAAASAWSRRESRGAHFRIDHPTEVPALAQRTMTTLAAMREAAESLNERPVSRSAQPLTA, from the coding sequence ATGACCAACAACATCCACGACCTCATCCGCACCGACGACATCGTCATCGTGGGCGGCGGTCTTGCCGGACTGTTCTGCGCGCTCAAGCTCGCGCCGCGTCCGGTGACGCTGATCTCGGCGGCACCGCTCGGACAGGGCGCATCATCCGCATGGGCGCAGGGCGGCATCGCCGCCGCGGTGGCCGAGGGCGACACGCCGGAGGCGCATGCTGCCGACACGATCGCGGTCGGTGGCGGCCTCGTCGACGAGGCGGTCGCACTCGGGATCGCACGCGAGGCGGCGCCGCGCATCCACGACCTGCTCGCCTATGGCGTGCCGTTCGATCGCGATCTCGAAGGAAAGCTTGCGGTCGGGCGGGAAGCTGCGCACTCGGCCCGGCGCATCGTGCATGTGCGCGGCGACGGGGCGGGCGCCGCGATCATCGCGGCCTTGAGCGATGCGGTGCGCCGGACGCGGTCGATCCGCGTGATCGAAAGCCTCGTCGCCGAAGCCCTCTTGACCGAAGATGGCGTCGTCTCCGGGCTTCAGTTGCGCGAAGCCGGCAATCCCGCGGCACGGCCGCTCCTGCTCGCCGCGCGTGCGGTGGTGCTTGCCACCGGCGGGATCGGACACCTCTATGCCGTCACCACCAATCCGTTTGAAGCCAACGGCTCGGGCCTTGCCATCGCGGCCCGCGCCGGCGCCGCGATCGCCGACCCCGAATTCGTTCAGTTCCACCCGACCGCCATCATGACCGGAGGCGATCCGGCACCGCTCGCCACCGAAGCCCTGCGCGGCGAAGGCGCGACGCTGATCAACGGCAACGGCGAGCGCTTCATGGCGGCGCGCCATCCGCTCGCCGAGCTCGCGCCACGCGACATCGTGGCCCGCGGCGTGTTCGCCGAGATCGCGGCCGGGCGCGGCGCCTTCCTCGACGCACGGGCGGCGCTCGGCGCGCGCTTCGCCGACAGATTCCCGACCGTGCATGCGAGCTGCATCGCCGCCGGCATCGATCCGGCGAGGCAGGCCATCCCGGTCGCGCCCGCCGCGCACTACCATATGGGCGGCATCGCGGTGGACGGCCGCGGCCGCAGCTCGATCGAGGGGCTCTGGGCCGGCGGCGAGGTGTCGTCGACCGGCGCGCACGGCGCCAACCGGCTGGCCTCGAATTCGCTGCTGGAGGCGGTGGTCTATGCCGCGCGCATCGCCGACGACATCGCCGGCCGTATTCTTCCCTCCCCTGCCCGCCTTCCCGAGGCATTGGTGACACCGCGCGGCGGCGCGCCGGATGCTGCTGCCGTGCGGCGGTTGCGGGCGACGATGAGCTCCTGCGTCGGTGTGATCCGCGACGATGGCGGCCTGGTGGAAGCCGTGCACCACTTCGCCGCGCTCGAACGCGAGGCGACGAGCACCACGCTGCGCAACATGGCCACCGCAGCCCTGCTTGCCGCCGCCTCGGCGTGGAGCCGGCGCGAAAGCCGCGGGGCGCATTTCCGCATCGACCACCCGACGGAGGTGCCCGCGCTGGCGCAGCGAACGATGACCACCCTCGCCGCGATGCGCGAGGCCGCCGAGAGCCTGAACGAGCGGCCAGTATCGCGCAGCGCCCAACCCCTGACTGCCTGA
- the nadC gene encoding carboxylating nicotinate-nucleotide diphosphorylase, giving the protein MTPTSLLYPDAFLSPLAIDAAVQRALDEDLGRAGDITSLATIPEATKAQAVLVARQSGVIAGLPLALATLQKLSADIDVRAHVRDAARVARGQQVLTISGPARAILTAERTALNFVGRLSGVATLTADYVARTEGTKMRICCTRKTTPGLRALEKYAVRCGGGFNHRFGLDDAILIKDNHIAVAGGIRPVLERARAHAGHLVKIEIEVDTLSQLREVLDSGLADAVLLDNMDLATLREAVRLNEGRLELEASGGVTRESIAAIAATGVDYASAGALTHSAPNFDCALDIEM; this is encoded by the coding sequence ATGACCCCGACCTCACTGCTCTATCCCGATGCCTTCCTCTCGCCGCTCGCAATCGACGCGGCCGTTCAGCGCGCGCTCGACGAGGACCTCGGCCGCGCCGGCGACATCACCTCGCTTGCGACGATCCCGGAAGCGACCAAGGCGCAGGCAGTCCTGGTCGCGCGCCAGTCCGGCGTGATCGCCGGCCTGCCGCTTGCGCTGGCGACGCTGCAAAAGCTCTCGGCCGACATCGATGTGCGCGCCCATGTCCGCGACGCCGCTCGCGTCGCCCGCGGACAGCAGGTGCTGACGATCTCGGGCCCCGCGCGCGCCATCCTCACCGCGGAGCGAACCGCGCTGAACTTCGTCGGCCGCCTGTCGGGCGTTGCGACATTGACGGCGGATTATGTCGCGCGCACCGAAGGCACGAAGATGCGCATCTGCTGCACGCGCAAGACCACGCCGGGGCTGAGGGCGCTGGAGAAATACGCGGTGCGCTGCGGCGGCGGCTTCAACCACCGCTTCGGTCTCGACGATGCGATCCTGATCAAGGACAACCACATCGCGGTCGCCGGCGGCATCCGTCCGGTGCTGGAGCGCGCCCGCGCCCATGCCGGCCATCTCGTCAAGATCGAGATCGAGGTCGATACGTTGTCGCAATTGCGCGAGGTGCTCGACAGCGGGCTGGCCGACGCCGTGCTGCTCGACAACATGGATCTTGCGACGCTGCGGGAGGCCGTCAGGCTCAACGAGGGCCGCCTCGAGCTCGAGGCGTCCGGCGGGGTCACGCGCGAGTCGATCGCCGCCATTGCCGCCACCGGCGTCGATTACGCCTCGGCCGGCGCGCTGACGCATTCCGCGCCGAATTTCGACTGCGCGCTGGATATTGAGATGTGA
- a CDS encoding cell wall hydrolase, which translates to MSVLRNHPKGARFASFGIGLCIFALMPRETGYQDIASLLARQPGVAERWQKQVFSAASSIQLATYSFSRPIGTSVPQSAMVRLASLDGRDVTGAIRRNPALQTVPRYQASDFPKVDRSMKGDRLAIVTPGQAPETAAPAAAPAQEDPATSNSSVFGAKTAALPLPMSPESAAALDPELQEALRAPPLPQYTNAPQASDAARALATAPLEALKRTTAPTTPVRDPFSVKTSSLFFGSSSLGGNLESIESWQPGAEPLIVMPDPDMKATASLTPPTVEIAKDIESGESVAPKGEVNADNQRTRSPAERLALDDKSRAKSEKCLAEAVYFEARGEAVRGQMAVAQVVMNRVFSGKYPDTVCGAVYQNKHRHLACQFTFACDNNTDVIREPEMWERAKKIAKAMLDGQIWLPEVGKSTHYHAYWVRPSWVAEMKKMYKTGVHTFYRPRAWGDGSEEPSWGTPAQTAALSAELAQEAKSSAEMGTSERR; encoded by the coding sequence ATGTCAGTGTTGCGTAACCATCCGAAGGGCGCGCGGTTCGCGTCCTTCGGCATCGGTCTCTGCATCTTCGCATTGATGCCGAGAGAGACCGGCTATCAGGACATTGCCTCCTTGCTGGCGCGCCAACCCGGCGTCGCCGAGCGTTGGCAGAAGCAGGTGTTCTCCGCGGCGTCCTCGATCCAGCTCGCGACCTACAGCTTTTCCCGCCCCATCGGCACCTCGGTTCCGCAGAGCGCGATGGTGCGCCTCGCGAGCCTCGATGGCCGCGACGTCACCGGTGCGATCCGCCGCAATCCGGCGCTGCAGACCGTGCCGCGCTATCAGGCATCCGACTTTCCCAAGGTCGATCGCTCCATGAAGGGTGATCGCCTCGCAATTGTTACACCGGGCCAGGCTCCAGAGACGGCTGCGCCCGCTGCGGCACCGGCGCAGGAAGATCCCGCGACCTCGAACAGCTCGGTGTTCGGTGCCAAGACCGCCGCCCTACCACTGCCGATGTCGCCGGAATCCGCGGCCGCGCTCGACCCCGAGCTCCAGGAAGCGCTGCGCGCGCCGCCGCTGCCGCAATACACCAACGCGCCGCAGGCCAGTGACGCCGCGCGTGCGCTCGCGACCGCGCCGCTCGAGGCGCTTAAGCGGACCACCGCGCCGACGACGCCGGTGCGTGATCCCTTCAGCGTCAAGACCTCCAGCCTGTTCTTCGGCAGCTCCTCGCTCGGCGGCAATCTGGAGAGCATCGAGAGCTGGCAGCCCGGCGCCGAGCCGCTGATCGTGATGCCCGATCCCGACATGAAGGCGACGGCCTCGCTGACGCCGCCGACGGTGGAGATCGCCAAGGACATCGAGAGCGGCGAGAGCGTTGCGCCGAAGGGCGAGGTCAATGCCGACAACCAGCGCACGAGGTCGCCGGCGGAACGGCTCGCGCTCGACGACAAGTCGCGCGCCAAGTCCGAAAAGTGCCTCGCCGAAGCGGTCTATTTCGAAGCCCGCGGCGAGGCCGTCCGCGGCCAGATGGCCGTCGCGCAGGTCGTGATGAACCGCGTGTTCTCCGGCAAATATCCCGACACCGTGTGCGGCGCGGTCTATCAGAACAAGCATCGTCATCTCGCCTGCCAATTCACCTTCGCCTGCGACAACAATACCGACGTGATCCGCGAGCCCGAGATGTGGGAGCGCGCCAAGAAGATCGCCAAGGCCATGCTCGACGGCCAGATCTGGCTGCCCGAGGTCGGCAAGTCCACGCACTATCATGCCTATTGGGTGCGTCCGTCCTGGGTCGCCGAGATGAAGAAGATGTACAAGACCGGCGTGCACACCTTCTACCGCCCTCGCGCCTGGGGCGATGGCAGCGAAGAGCCGAGCTGGGGCACGCCGGCCCAGACCGCCGCACTCTCCGCCGAGCTCGCCCAGGAAGCCAAGAGCTCCGCCGAGATGGGTACGAGCGAGCGGAGGTAG
- the ppdK gene encoding pyruvate, phosphate dikinase → MAKAASKPKKMPAKSKSSAAAKAAPPARKALAKSAPKPVAKAVAKTAAKPAAKAVTKAALPKVAAKPAAKKAAPAKAAPSGIKAGKWVYTFGDGKAEGRTEMRDLLGGKGANLAEMANLGLPVPPGFTIPTSVCTYFYAHGKTYPKELQVQVEKALDHVGKLTGKVFGDTKNPLLVSVRSGARASMPGMMDTVLNLGLNDQTVEALAELSGDRRFAYDSYRRFITMYSDVVLGFEHHHFEEILDTFKDSQGYTLDTDLSADDWVELVGKYKDAVARETGKDFPQDPHDQLWGAIGAVFSSWMNARAVTYRKLHDIPESWGTAVNVQAMVFGNMGETSATGVAFTRNPSTGESKLYGEFLINAQGEDVVAGIRTPQDITEEARKESGSDKASMESAMPEAFKELTRIYTLLEKHYRDMQDMEFTVEQGKLWMLQTRGGKRTAKAALRIAVELANEGLISKKEAVTRIDPASLDQLLHPTIDPHAKRDVIATGLPASPGAASGEIVFSSDEAAKLQADGRKVILVRIETSPEDIHGMHAAEGILTTRGGMTSHAAVVARGMGKPCVSGCGTIRVDYGRGTMSIGSRTFKTGDVITIDGSLGQVLAGRMPMIEPELSGEFGTLMNWADQVRKIGVRVNGDTPDDARTAIKFGAEGIGLCRTEHMFFEETRIRTVREMILSEDEQSRRAALAKLLPMQRADFVELFEIMKGLPVTIRLLDPPLHEFLPHTHAEVEEVARAMNTDPRRLADRARELSEFNPMLGFRGCRIAIAYPEIAEMQARAIFEAAVEAEKRTGKAVGLEVMVPLIATKAELDLVKARIDATAQAVMRETNTKLAYQVGTMIELPRACLLAGEIAQSAEFFSFGTNDLTQTTYGISRDDAASFLGTYVSKGILAVDPFIALDQEGVGELVKIGVARGRKTRAKLKVGICGEHGGDPASVAFCHHIGLDYVSCSPYRVPIARLAAAQAALGKEIASQA, encoded by the coding sequence ATGGCCAAAGCCGCCTCGAAGCCTAAAAAAATGCCAGCGAAATCAAAGTCCTCGGCCGCCGCCAAGGCCGCGCCGCCAGCCCGCAAGGCGCTGGCCAAGAGCGCGCCGAAGCCGGTCGCCAAAGCCGTTGCCAAGACCGCTGCAAAGCCGGCGGCCAAGGCCGTGACCAAGGCGGCTCTGCCGAAGGTTGCTGCCAAGCCCGCAGCGAAGAAGGCTGCGCCGGCGAAGGCGGCCCCAAGCGGGATCAAGGCCGGCAAATGGGTTTACACATTCGGTGACGGCAAGGCCGAAGGCCGGACGGAGATGCGTGACCTGCTTGGCGGCAAGGGCGCCAACCTCGCCGAGATGGCCAATCTCGGCCTGCCGGTGCCTCCCGGCTTCACCATCCCGACCTCGGTCTGCACCTACTTCTACGCGCACGGCAAAACCTATCCGAAGGAGCTGCAGGTGCAGGTCGAGAAGGCGCTCGACCATGTCGGCAAGCTGACCGGCAAGGTGTTCGGCGACACCAAGAACCCGCTGCTCGTCTCGGTGCGCTCCGGTGCGCGCGCCTCGATGCCGGGCATGATGGACACCGTGCTCAACCTCGGCCTCAACGACCAGACCGTGGAAGCGCTGGCCGAATTGTCGGGGGACCGCCGCTTCGCCTACGACAGCTATCGTCGCTTCATCACCATGTACTCGGACGTGGTGCTCGGCTTCGAGCATCATCACTTCGAGGAGATCCTCGACACCTTCAAGGACAGCCAGGGCTACACGCTCGACACCGATCTGTCCGCCGACGACTGGGTCGAGCTGGTCGGCAAGTACAAGGACGCGGTCGCGCGCGAGACCGGCAAGGACTTCCCGCAGGATCCGCACGACCAGCTCTGGGGCGCGATCGGCGCGGTGTTCTCATCCTGGATGAACGCGCGCGCGGTGACCTATCGCAAGCTGCACGACATTCCGGAGTCCTGGGGCACCGCGGTCAACGTGCAGGCCATGGTGTTCGGCAACATGGGCGAGACCTCGGCCACCGGCGTTGCCTTCACCCGCAATCCCTCGACCGGCGAGAGCAAGCTCTACGGCGAGTTCCTGATCAACGCGCAAGGCGAGGACGTGGTGGCCGGCATCCGCACGCCGCAGGACATCACCGAGGAAGCGCGCAAGGAATCGGGCTCCGACAAGGCGTCGATGGAATCGGCGATGCCGGAGGCCTTCAAGGAGCTGACGCGGATCTACACGCTGCTCGAGAAGCACTACCGCGACATGCAGGACATGGAATTCACGGTCGAGCAGGGCAAGCTGTGGATGCTGCAGACCCGCGGCGGCAAGCGCACCGCCAAGGCCGCGCTGCGCATCGCGGTCGAGCTCGCCAACGAAGGCCTGATCTCGAAGAAGGAAGCGGTGACGCGGATCGATCCGGCTTCGCTCGATCAGCTCTTGCATCCGACCATCGATCCCCACGCCAAGCGCGACGTGATCGCGACCGGCCTGCCGGCTTCGCCGGGAGCAGCCTCCGGCGAGATCGTGTTCTCCTCGGATGAAGCGGCCAAGCTTCAGGCCGACGGGCGCAAGGTGATCCTGGTCCGCATCGAGACCAGCCCGGAAGACATTCACGGCATGCACGCCGCCGAAGGCATCCTGACCACGCGCGGCGGCATGACCTCGCACGCGGCGGTCGTCGCCCGCGGCATGGGCAAGCCCTGCGTCTCCGGCTGCGGCACCATCCGCGTCGATTACGGCCGCGGCACCATGAGCATCGGCTCGCGCACCTTCAAGACCGGCGACGTCATCACCATCGACGGCTCGCTCGGCCAGGTGCTCGCCGGCCGCATGCCGATGATCGAGCCGGAGCTGTCCGGCGAGTTCGGCACGCTGATGAACTGGGCCGACCAGGTCCGCAAGATCGGCGTCCGCGTCAACGGCGACACGCCGGACGACGCCCGCACCGCGATCAAGTTCGGCGCCGAAGGCATCGGCCTCTGCCGCACCGAGCACATGTTCTTCGAGGAGACCCGCATCCGCACGGTGCGCGAGATGATCCTCTCCGAGGACGAGCAGTCCCGCCGCGCCGCGCTCGCCAAGCTGCTGCCGATGCAGCGCGCCGACTTCGTCGAGCTGTTCGAGATCATGAAGGGCCTGCCCGTCACGATCCGGCTTCTGGATCCTCCCCTCCATGAATTCCTGCCGCACACCCACGCCGAGGTCGAGGAAGTGGCGCGTGCCATGAACACCGATCCGCGGCGCCTCGCCGACCGCGCGCGCGAGCTGTCGGAGTTCAATCCGATGCTCGGCTTCCGCGGCTGCCGCATCGCGATCGCCTATCCTGAGATCGCCGAGATGCAGGCGCGTGCGATCTTCGAGGCGGCGGTCGAGGCCGAGAAGCGCACCGGCAAGGCCGTCGGTCTCGAGGTGATGGTGCCGCTGATCGCGACCAAGGCGGAGCTCGATCTCGTCAAGGCGCGGATCGATGCCACCGCGCAGGCGGTGATGCGCGAGACCAACACCAAGCTGGCCTATCAGGTCGGCACCATGATCGAGCTGCCGCGCGCCTGTCTGCTCGCGGGCGAGATCGCGCAGTCGGCCGAGTTCTTCTCGTTCGGCACCAACGACCTCACGCAGACCACCTACGGCATCAGCCGCGACGATGCCGCGAGCTTCCTCGGGACCTACGTGTCCAAAGGCATCCTCGCGGTCGATCCCTTCATCGCGCTCGACCAGGAAGGCGTCGGCGAGCTGGTCAAGATCGGCGTCGCGCGCGGCCGCAAGACGCGGGCGAAGCTCAAGGTCGGCATCTGCGGCGAGCACGGCGGCGATCCGGCCTCGGTTGCCTTCTGCCACCATATCGGCCTCGACTACGTCTCCTGCTCGCCCTACCGCGTGCCGATCGCGCGCCTTGCCGCCGCACAAGCCGCGCTCGGCAAGGAGATCGCAAGCCAGGCGTAG
- a CDS encoding DUF3096 domain-containing protein, protein MHITVAHISPILSLIAGVLILIMPRLLNLIVAIFLIVNGAIGLGLLKWLRF, encoded by the coding sequence ATGCACATCACCGTCGCCCACATTTCGCCGATCCTGTCGCTGATTGCGGGTGTGCTCATCCTGATCATGCCGCGGCTGCTGAACCTGATCGTCGCGATCTTCCTCATCGTGAACGGCGCGATCGGGCTCGGGCTCCTGAAGTGGCTCCGCTTCTAG
- a CDS encoding DUF1236 domain-containing protein: MRNRILGLAALAAAIGSPLAAQAQTSVTVGRAPAVVDSGPTIAVEHRPAFRDYVVEQRVPAFSIPDRVVVGTTLPEAGVTYYDVPQRFGATTYRYTVVNGETVLVEPRSRRIVEVLD; encoded by the coding sequence ATGCGGAACAGGATTCTTGGTCTTGCAGCGCTCGCGGCCGCGATCGGCTCGCCTCTGGCGGCGCAGGCGCAAACCAGTGTCACCGTCGGACGCGCGCCCGCCGTGGTCGACAGCGGCCCAACCATCGCCGTCGAGCATCGGCCGGCTTTCCGCGACTACGTCGTCGAACAGCGCGTGCCGGCCTTCAGCATCCCCGATCGCGTCGTGGTCGGCACCACCTTACCCGAGGCGGGCGTCACCTATTACGACGTGCCGCAACGTTTCGGCGCCACCACCTATCGCTACACCGTCGTGAACGGCGAGACCGTGCTGGTCGAACCGCGCTCGCGCCGCATCGTCGAGGTGCTGGACTGA
- the glyS gene encoding glycine--tRNA ligase subunit beta, with the protein MPDLLLELFSEEIPARMQAKAADDLRRMVTDKLVAEGLVYEGAKAFATPRRLALTVHGIPARQPDLKTERRGPKVGAPDAAVQGFLKATGLKSLDEAKIQRDPKGGFYIGLIEKPGRDAIDVLAEILPVIIRTFPWPKSMRWGARSGKPGSLNWVRPLHAITATFGLETEEPDVVKFEVDGIASGQTTYGHRFLAPAPIQVRRFEDYEAKLLDAKVVLDSERRKDAILTDAKQLAFAQGFELVEDQNLLDEVAGLVEWPVVLMGSFEPEFLATPAEVIRATIRNNQKCFVVRDPKTGKLANKFILVANIEATDGGKTIIAGNERVIRARLSDAKFFYETDLKTKLEERLPKFEQIVFHEKLGTQAARIKRIERLAGEIAPLVGADVAKTARAAHLAKTDLLTEVVGEFPEVQGLMGKYYALAQGEDASIAAACEEHYKPQGPADRVPTDPVSIAVALADKLDTLVGFWAIDEKPTGSKDPYALRRAALGVIRLIAENALRLSLMKVAASALAGLSAQPADTSKLPIDLLAFFADRLKVQLREQGARHDLVDAVFALGGQDDLLMIVRRVEALGKFLDTDDGKNLLAGTKRASNILSIEEKKDKRSFDGTPDAALYSLAEEKALAKAIDEVKAEAGAAVAKENFAAAMSAMAKLRPPVDAFFDKVRVNDDDAKVRENRLKLLNEIRSATRAVADFSKIQD; encoded by the coding sequence ATGCCCGATCTTTTGCTTGAACTGTTCTCCGAAGAGATTCCCGCGCGCATGCAAGCCAAGGCGGCGGACGATCTGCGCCGCATGGTCACCGACAAGCTCGTCGCCGAAGGCCTGGTCTACGAGGGCGCCAAGGCGTTCGCGACGCCGCGCCGCCTCGCGCTCACCGTGCACGGCATCCCGGCGCGCCAGCCCGACCTGAAGACCGAGCGCCGCGGCCCGAAAGTCGGTGCGCCCGATGCGGCCGTGCAGGGCTTCCTGAAAGCGACGGGATTGAAGTCGCTGGACGAAGCAAAAATCCAGCGCGATCCCAAGGGCGGCTTCTACATCGGCTTGATCGAGAAGCCCGGCCGCGACGCGATCGACGTGCTCGCCGAAATCCTGCCCGTCATCATCCGCACCTTCCCCTGGCCGAAATCGATGCGCTGGGGCGCGCGCTCGGGCAAGCCAGGTTCGCTGAACTGGGTGCGGCCGCTGCACGCGATCACCGCGACCTTCGGGCTCGAGACCGAAGAGCCCGATGTCGTGAAGTTCGAGGTGGACGGCATCGCGAGCGGCCAGACCACGTACGGCCACCGTTTCCTCGCGCCGGCGCCGATTCAGGTGCGCCGCTTCGAGGATTACGAAGCAAAGCTGCTGGATGCCAAGGTCGTGCTCGACTCCGAGCGCCGCAAGGACGCGATCCTCACCGACGCCAAGCAGCTCGCGTTTGCGCAGGGCTTCGAGCTGGTCGAGGACCAGAACCTGCTCGATGAGGTCGCAGGTCTCGTTGAATGGCCGGTGGTGCTGATGGGCTCGTTCGAGCCGGAATTCCTGGCGACGCCGGCCGAAGTGATCCGCGCCACCATCCGCAACAACCAGAAGTGCTTCGTGGTGCGCGACCCCAAGACGGGCAAGCTCGCCAACAAGTTCATCCTGGTCGCCAACATCGAGGCCACCGACGGCGGCAAGACCATCATTGCCGGCAACGAGCGCGTGATCCGCGCGCGGCTGTCGGATGCGAAGTTCTTCTACGAGACGGATCTGAAGACGAAGCTCGAAGAGCGGCTGCCGAAGTTCGAGCAGATCGTGTTCCACGAGAAGCTCGGAACGCAGGCTGCACGCATCAAGCGCATCGAGCGCCTCGCCGGCGAGATCGCGCCGCTGGTCGGCGCCGATGTCGCCAAGACCGCGCGGGCCGCGCATCTGGCGAAGACCGATTTGCTGACCGAGGTCGTCGGCGAATTCCCGGAGGTGCAGGGCCTGATGGGCAAGTACTACGCGCTGGCCCAGGGCGAGGATGCCTCCATCGCCGCCGCCTGCGAGGAGCACTACAAGCCGCAAGGCCCTGCCGATCGCGTGCCGACCGATCCGGTCAGCATCGCGGTGGCGCTCGCCGACAAGCTCGATACGCTCGTCGGCTTCTGGGCCATCGACGAGAAGCCGACAGGCAGCAAGGACCCGTATGCGCTACGCCGCGCGGCGCTGGGCGTGATCAGGCTGATCGCCGAGAACGCGTTGCGTCTCTCGCTCATGAAGGTGGCGGCGTCCGCGCTCGCTGGCTTGTCGGCGCAGCCGGCCGATACCTCCAAGCTCCCGATCGACCTCCTCGCCTTCTTCGCCGATCGCCTCAAGGTCCAGCTCCGCGAGCAGGGCGCGCGGCACGATCTCGTCGATGCCGTGTTCGCGCTCGGCGGCCAAGACGACCTGCTGATGATCGTCCGCCGGGTCGAGGCGCTCGGAAAATTCCTCGACACTGACGACGGCAAGAACCTGCTCGCCGGCACCAAGCGCGCCAGCAACATCCTGTCGATCGAGGAAAAGAAGGACAAGCGCAGCTTCGACGGCACGCCCGACGCCGCGCTCTACAGCCTCGCCGAGGAGAAGGCGCTGGCGAAGGCGATCGACGAGGTGAAGGCGGAAGCCGGCGCCGCGGTCGCCAAGGAGAATTTTGCCGCCGCGATGAGCGCGATGGCGAAGCTGCGTCCGCCGGTCGATGCGTTCTTCGACAAGGTTCGCGTCAATGACGACGATGCCAAGGTGCGCGAGAACCGGCTGAAGCTCCTGAACGAGATCCGCAGCGCCACGCGCGCGGTGGCGGATTTCTCCAAGATCCAGGATTGA